The proteins below come from a single Ruegeria sp. THAF33 genomic window:
- a CDS encoding response regulator produces MSLANKLAQERRARLAAERMLALKQAELSAANRKLGQHAMALTRRIGETQAEVETVRGENEKVKSDLTVAHAKIEIAERRLWHSIQTIQDGFAFFDGDSRLISANAAYLSVFEGLDEVAPGISYQRILQLLTTEGIVDTGDETAEEWQARMQARWNRANPPPIVMQLWNGHYIRLIDQRGSGGDVVSLALNITALVRHETELKAARERAEAANRAKSAFLANMSHEIRTPMNGIVGMAELLDESPLDEEQRLYVNTIRNSGEALLVIINDVLDYSKIEADKLVLHPEPFDLERCILEVAMLLQPSVRDKGLTLLVDYDLFLPTLFVGDPGRIRQVLTNLVGNAVKFTTEGHVLVRVTGVPHAQAQTCDIHVAIEDTGIGIDADKINHVFGEFNQVEDERNRQFEGTGLGLAITRRLITMMGGSVWVESEPGRGSCFGFRVSLPTAEGPQPEPPKLADCVKHVMVVEDLAVNRAILAKQLGRLGAEVTVCASGAEALAEMHDAIELVLCDHDLPDMDGLDLAVTLKDRGWGDASVIVMSANPSLIHTHPARELIDGVLQRPIPRAELYSRLVALKDIPPPERRSTQRKPVSDGRETKVLETRRMKVLAAEDNLTNQLILKKMVKDLHIDLRFASNGIEAVEIFQEFDPDLIFMDISMPKMDGKQATAEIRRLEVETGRHVPIVALTAHAMAGDDQGILSAGLDHYMTKPLRKNHIHQMILQHQPDGVSEVMDNHLAQKHAPMCDRKQDPTSSG; encoded by the coding sequence ATGAGTCTTGCAAACAAACTGGCACAGGAACGGCGTGCGCGTCTGGCAGCCGAACGAATGCTTGCCTTGAAACAGGCCGAACTTTCGGCCGCCAATCGCAAACTGGGCCAACACGCCATGGCGTTGACCAGGCGCATTGGTGAAACTCAGGCCGAAGTCGAAACTGTTCGCGGCGAAAACGAAAAGGTCAAATCCGATCTCACCGTCGCTCATGCCAAGATCGAGATTGCCGAACGCCGCCTCTGGCATTCGATCCAGACGATTCAGGACGGGTTTGCATTCTTTGACGGAGACAGCAGGCTCATTAGCGCAAACGCTGCATATCTCAGCGTGTTTGAAGGGCTGGATGAGGTGGCGCCGGGGATTTCCTACCAGCGCATTCTGCAATTGCTGACCACCGAAGGAATTGTCGATACCGGTGACGAAACCGCCGAGGAATGGCAGGCCAGAATGCAGGCACGCTGGAACCGGGCCAATCCACCTCCGATCGTCATGCAACTGTGGAACGGTCACTACATCCGCCTGATCGATCAGCGTGGCAGCGGCGGTGACGTGGTCAGCCTGGCGCTCAACATCACCGCGTTGGTCCGGCACGAAACAGAACTGAAGGCTGCCCGCGAACGGGCGGAAGCGGCCAACAGGGCCAAATCAGCCTTTCTTGCCAATATGAGCCACGAAATCCGCACGCCGATGAATGGTATCGTGGGTATGGCCGAACTGCTTGATGAATCTCCGCTGGACGAAGAACAGCGGCTCTATGTCAACACCATCCGCAATTCGGGTGAGGCATTGTTGGTTATCATCAACGACGTGCTTGATTACTCCAAGATCGAGGCGGACAAATTGGTTTTGCACCCTGAACCCTTCGATCTGGAGCGCTGCATTCTTGAAGTCGCAATGCTGTTGCAGCCAAGCGTGCGCGACAAGGGGCTCACGTTGCTTGTGGATTACGACCTGTTCCTGCCCACCCTTTTCGTGGGCGATCCGGGCCGAATACGGCAGGTTCTGACCAATCTGGTCGGCAACGCAGTCAAATTCACCACGGAAGGGCATGTCCTGGTCCGTGTGACAGGCGTTCCGCATGCCCAGGCTCAGACATGCGATATCCATGTTGCCATCGAAGATACCGGCATCGGTATCGATGCGGACAAGATCAACCACGTTTTTGGTGAGTTCAATCAGGTCGAAGATGAACGCAATCGTCAATTTGAAGGTACCGGGTTGGGTCTTGCGATCACCAGGCGCCTGATCACCATGATGGGCGGTTCAGTCTGGGTCGAAAGCGAACCGGGTCGGGGATCCTGTTTCGGGTTCAGGGTGTCGCTGCCCACGGCAGAAGGCCCACAGCCCGAGCCTCCGAAACTGGCGGATTGCGTGAAACACGTCATGGTGGTCGAGGATCTGGCCGTAAACCGGGCCATTCTGGCGAAACAACTTGGCCGTTTGGGGGCCGAAGTGACGGTTTGCGCATCAGGGGCCGAGGCGCTGGCAGAAATGCATGACGCGATTGAACTTGTCCTGTGCGATCATGATCTGCCGGATATGGATGGCTTGGATCTTGCCGTCACCCTCAAAGACCGTGGGTGGGGCGACGCCTCGGTCATAGTGATGTCTGCAAATCCATCTCTGATCCACACGCACCCAGCCCGCGAACTGATCGATGGTGTGTTGCAGAGGCCAATTCCAAGGGCCGAGTTGTATTCCAGGCTCGTGGCTCTCAAGGACATCCCGCCGCCAGAACGTCGTTCGACGCAGCGAAAACCCGTCTCTGACGGCCGAGAAACCAAGGTCTTGGAAACAAGGCGCATGAAGGTACTGGCGGCCGAGGACAATCTTACCAACCAGCTGATCCTGAAAAAGATGGTCAAAGACCTGCATATAGATCTGCGATTTGCGTCCAATGGAATAGAAGCCGTCGAGATCTTTCAGGAATTTGACCCGGACTTGATCTTCATGGACATATCGATGCCAAAAATGGACGGCAAACAGGCCACTGCTGAAATCCGCAGGCTTGAGGTCGAAACAGGGCGTCATGTCCCGATCGTCGCCTTGACGGCTCATGCAATGGCCGGTGACGATCAGGGCATCCTGTCCGCGGGGTTGGATCACTACATGACGAAACCGCTGCGCAAAAACCACATTCATCAAATGATCCTGCAACACCAACCGGATGGCGTAAGCGAAGTCATGGACAATCACCTCGCCCAGAAGCATGCACCCATGTGTGACCGCAAACAGGATCCCACTTCATCTGGCTGA
- a CDS encoding alpha-2-macroglobulin family protein, which produces MHRFVFISITYIICLLILPAAVLAQSAVPEFRYVTSRDTDFYGSDLDPLFDTDLKSCIQACSANAQCTAFTYNTRSDACFPKSGVNRQEAYQGALSAQKVPSSEQTLTLGKTRAQALSVLSSGDLGHARKQARGLGFLHPAGGYDLRAVLDAARDTGSVAQAMQWTGVAVSLSDSADLWVEYARLLLAMNPSGWNERRDLRNRALNASINGYLRAETPGTQIAALVTLADALEEVERGRDMIPVLRLAEQVQPREDVLTALDKAIGKYGFRVVDSSVESDAAAPRICIEFSESLVKAGVDYDPFVQRDADGLVVQAEDSQLCIDGVAHGQRYRLTLREGLPAASGEALNRSIELTHYVRDRTPSVRFPGRSYVLPKSADAALPVETVNVTELDLTLRRVSDRNLLRAVQQDFFGRPLSEWQEEEFSDQIAQDIWTGTAEVSNQLNQTMTARLPMAEAISDQPAGIYALTARVPGADPYDDPGATQWFVLSDLGISTALGTDGLHVTVRGLSDAAPREGVEVSLVSGANAVIASAQTDETGYARFDPGLTRGKGASAPALVTAAIDDRDFSFLSLIDPAFDLSDRGVEGRAPAGPVDVFLTTDRGAYRAGEVIHVTALSRDGKAQAIEGLPLTSILYRPDGVEYRRSVSDGGVAGGHVFALPVAADVPRGAWKIEIKSDPKGDALSRQTVLVEDFLPERIDFELTLPDAPLRPGDSPPLSIDARYLFRAPGSDLSIDGQVIARPADTVPGYDGYRFGRYDAETSIKSTYFGDTRTDATGHATVAVKIPVLETEGKPIEAEIIARLADGSGRPVERRLTAPVLPPHPVIGVKPLFDEVIPEGTEAAFEIVGLSPELTPIPMHLRWTLNKIETRYQWYQLHGDWNWEPTTRRSRVASGEVDVSSDPLTLTQPVEWGRYELVVQRVDGTYTETAVDFYAGWYQAADASTTPDRLEMSLDRDSYRIGDTAQLRIVPRMAGVAQIEVLSNRLIHRQIVEVPEWETLIPIEVTQDWGAGAYVTATVIRPMDVAAGRNPARAMGVAHASIDPGDRRLSVTVDVPEVTAPRQTQKARIRVENTVDDEPVWLTLAAVDLGILNLTGFKSPDPQGYYFGQRRLGVDLRDVYGRLINGMNGAMGTVRSGGDNDSGMRRQSPPPTQDLMAVFSGPVEIGADGEVEIDIPLPAFNGTVRLMAVAWSRKSVGQAEAEMIVRDPVVVTASLPRFLAPGDQSRMRLEIVHADGTSGEMALGLTASKGLELGAAPASFVLEDGGKAVFDIPITASAIGDPEISVSITTPDGRDLSQTLRMPVRANDPVIAQTRRFALGAGDSFLFSQDVFDGFQPGSAKAILSAGALAKFDTPGLLDQLNRYPYGCTEQITSKALPLLYLSSVAQATGLGDGPVVDQRIADSIRSILTRQAANGAFGLWRADSGDFWLDAYVTDFLSRARIQGHPVPDRAFAQAMDNLRNRVNYAPDFDEGGQDIAYALMVLAREGAASMGDLRYYADVKGDAFDTPLAAAQLGAALASYGDQTRADAMFNRAARMLDRQQNQQQNVWRADYGTHLRDAAGLLSLAVDAGSEAIDRDALIQRVSTGRTPLSTQEATWSLLAAHALVSDPTGSGLMVNGAPVSGPFVKVLQSGQADEINVTAADGQATDITLTVTGIPEIPPEAGGTGYAIERRYYSMDGDLIDSDSFAVGDRFVTVLQITPFENGGARLMVNDPLAAGIEIDNPSLLRSGDVRSLDWLDLSDATHTEFRSDRFLAAVDLSGRETVTLAYVARAVTPGVFHHPAASVEDMYRPQNRARTSTGRVEIQ; this is translated from the coding sequence ATGCACCGCTTTGTTTTTATTTCAATAACTTACATAATTTGCCTTCTGATCCTTCCCGCTGCCGTTCTGGCGCAGAGTGCAGTGCCCGAGTTCCGCTATGTCACCTCTCGGGACACGGATTTTTACGGGTCGGATCTGGATCCGTTGTTCGACACCGATCTGAAGTCCTGTATTCAGGCCTGCTCGGCCAACGCGCAATGTACGGCGTTCACCTACAACACCCGGTCCGATGCCTGCTTTCCCAAAAGTGGCGTGAACCGACAAGAGGCGTATCAAGGCGCATTGTCCGCGCAAAAGGTGCCAAGCAGCGAACAGACCCTAACCTTGGGAAAAACGCGCGCACAAGCGCTGAGCGTCCTGAGTTCTGGCGATCTGGGGCATGCAAGAAAACAAGCCCGCGGTCTGGGATTCCTGCACCCGGCAGGGGGGTATGATCTGCGGGCCGTTCTGGATGCGGCGCGCGACACGGGCAGTGTCGCACAAGCGATGCAGTGGACCGGTGTCGCCGTATCGCTCAGCGACAGCGCGGATCTTTGGGTGGAATATGCGCGCCTGCTGCTGGCCATGAACCCTTCGGGTTGGAACGAGCGGCGCGACCTGCGCAACCGCGCGCTGAATGCGTCGATCAATGGCTATCTGCGCGCCGAAACCCCCGGCACCCAGATCGCTGCCCTGGTGACCCTTGCGGACGCCCTGGAAGAGGTTGAGCGCGGGCGCGACATGATTCCCGTTCTTCGGTTGGCCGAGCAGGTGCAGCCGCGCGAAGACGTGCTGACCGCATTGGACAAAGCCATCGGCAAATACGGTTTCCGCGTGGTCGACAGCTCGGTCGAAAGCGATGCCGCAGCCCCCAGGATCTGTATCGAATTCTCGGAATCGCTGGTCAAGGCCGGGGTCGACTATGATCCCTTCGTTCAACGTGACGCCGACGGGCTGGTCGTGCAGGCCGAAGACAGCCAGCTTTGCATCGATGGGGTCGCGCATGGCCAGCGTTATCGCCTGACGCTGCGCGAAGGCTTGCCTGCCGCCTCGGGCGAAGCACTGAATCGCAGCATCGAACTGACCCATTATGTACGCGACCGGACGCCTTCGGTTCGGTTTCCCGGGCGCAGCTATGTCCTTCCGAAATCTGCCGACGCGGCCTTGCCTGTCGAAACGGTCAATGTCACCGAACTTGACCTGACCCTGCGGCGGGTCAGCGACCGGAACCTGTTGCGGGCCGTGCAACAGGACTTTTTCGGCCGCCCGCTCAGCGAATGGCAGGAGGAAGAATTCTCGGACCAGATTGCCCAGGACATCTGGACGGGTACTGCCGAGGTTTCAAACCAGTTGAACCAAACCATGACGGCACGTCTTCCCATGGCCGAAGCGATCTCGGATCAACCTGCGGGTATCTATGCATTGACCGCCCGGGTTCCGGGGGCCGATCCCTATGACGATCCCGGCGCAACGCAATGGTTTGTGCTTTCTGATCTGGGGATCAGCACCGCCTTGGGCACTGACGGGCTGCACGTGACCGTGCGCGGGCTAAGCGATGCGGCACCGCGCGAGGGTGTCGAAGTTTCGCTGGTCTCAGGGGCGAATGCTGTCATCGCATCGGCACAGACCGATGAAACCGGCTATGCAAGGTTCGATCCGGGCCTGACACGCGGCAAAGGGGCCAGCGCGCCTGCTCTGGTGACGGCGGCAATCGATGATAGGGATTTCAGCTTTCTCTCGCTGATCGATCCTGCCTTTGACCTGTCGGATCGCGGCGTTGAAGGGCGCGCACCGGCGGGGCCGGTCGATGTCTTTCTGACCACCGACCGAGGTGCCTATAGGGCCGGCGAAGTGATCCATGTCACCGCCCTGTCCCGCGATGGCAAGGCGCAGGCCATCGAGGGCCTGCCTCTGACGTCGATCCTGTATCGCCCGGACGGGGTGGAATACCGCCGGTCTGTCTCGGATGGCGGTGTTGCCGGGGGCCATGTCTTTGCCCTGCCCGTGGCCGCAGACGTACCGCGCGGCGCATGGAAAATTGAAATCAAATCCGATCCAAAAGGCGATGCGCTGTCGCGTCAGACCGTTCTTGTCGAGGATTTCCTGCCCGAACGGATCGATTTCGAACTGACCCTGCCCGACGCACCCTTGCGCCCCGGCGACAGCCCACCGCTCTCGATCGACGCGCGCTATCTGTTTAGAGCGCCGGGGTCGGACCTGAGCATCGACGGGCAGGTCATCGCACGCCCGGCGGACACGGTCCCGGGCTACGACGGATATCGCTTTGGTCGCTATGATGCAGAAACCTCGATCAAGAGCACATATTTCGGAGACACGCGCACAGACGCGACGGGGCACGCGACCGTAGCAGTCAAAATCCCCGTGTTAGAGACTGAGGGAAAGCCAATCGAGGCCGAAATCATCGCCCGGCTTGCCGATGGCTCAGGCCGCCCGGTCGAGCGTCGCCTGACCGCGCCCGTCCTGCCGCCGCACCCTGTTATTGGTGTCAAACCTCTGTTCGACGAAGTCATTCCGGAAGGCACCGAAGCTGCATTCGAGATCGTTGGCCTGTCTCCTGAGTTGACGCCCATTCCGATGCATCTCCGCTGGACGCTGAACAAGATAGAAACGCGCTATCAATGGTACCAGCTTCACGGCGACTGGAACTGGGAACCGACAACGCGCCGCAGCCGTGTCGCCTCCGGCGAGGTGGACGTCTCCTCTGACCCTCTGACACTGACCCAACCGGTGGAATGGGGGCGCTATGAACTGGTGGTGCAGCGAGTTGACGGAACATATACCGAAACCGCCGTCGATTTCTATGCGGGCTGGTATCAGGCCGCCGATGCATCGACCACGCCGGACCGGCTTGAAATGTCGTTGGATCGCGACAGTTATCGCATCGGGGATACGGCGCAGTTGCGGATCGTGCCCCGCATGGCCGGTGTCGCTCAGATCGAAGTCCTTTCGAACCGTCTGATCCACCGCCAGATCGTGGAGGTGCCCGAATGGGAAACTCTGATCCCGATTGAGGTGACCCAGGATTGGGGCGCCGGGGCTTATGTCACCGCAACCGTGATCCGCCCAATGGATGTTGCAGCTGGTCGGAACCCCGCGCGGGCGATGGGCGTGGCCCATGCCAGCATCGATCCAGGGGACCGCAGACTTTCCGTAACTGTCGATGTGCCCGAGGTCACCGCACCGCGTCAGACGCAAAAAGCCCGTATCAGGGTCGAAAATACCGTGGACGACGAACCGGTCTGGCTGACGCTGGCCGCCGTCGACCTGGGCATTCTGAACCTCACCGGGTTCAAAAGCCCGGACCCGCAAGGATACTATTTCGGGCAGCGCCGTCTGGGGGTTGATCTGCGGGATGTCTACGGACGACTGATCAACGGCATGAACGGAGCCATGGGCACAGTGCGCTCGGGCGGCGACAATGACAGCGGGATGCGTCGCCAGTCTCCGCCACCGACACAAGACCTGATGGCCGTGTTCAGTGGACCGGTCGAGATCGGCGCGGACGGAGAGGTTGAGATCGACATACCCCTTCCTGCCTTCAACGGAACCGTCCGGCTGATGGCCGTCGCGTGGTCGCGCAAATCCGTCGGTCAGGCCGAAGCTGAAATGATCGTCCGCGACCCGGTGGTCGTCACCGCCAGCCTTCCGCGCTTCCTTGCCCCGGGCGATCAAAGCCGGATGCGTCTTGAGATCGTCCATGCGGATGGCACATCCGGAGAAATGGCACTTGGCCTGACCGCCTCCAAGGGTTTGGAACTGGGCGCGGCACCGGCCAGCTTTGTGCTGGAGGACGGTGGCAAGGCGGTTTTCGACATCCCGATCACGGCCAGCGCCATCGGCGATCCTGAAATCAGCGTATCGATCACCACACCTGATGGGCGCGACCTGTCGCAAACCCTGCGCATGCCGGTGCGGGCCAATGACCCGGTGATTGCACAGACGCGGCGTTTTGCCTTGGGCGCAGGCGATAGCTTCCTGTTTTCGCAGGATGTGTTTGACGGGTTCCAGCCGGGTTCGGCCAAGGCCATCCTGTCCGCCGGAGCGTTGGCCAAATTCGACACGCCCGGTCTGCTGGATCAGCTGAACCGTTACCCTTATGGCTGCACCGAACAGATCACCAGCAAAGCGCTGCCGTTGCTGTACCTGTCATCCGTTGCGCAAGCCACGGGGCTGGGTGATGGCCCGGTTGTAGATCAACGCATCGCCGATTCGATCCGCAGTATCCTGACCCGTCAGGCCGCAAACGGCGCCTTTGGCCTGTGGCGCGCAGACAGCGGGGATTTCTGGCTGGACGCATATGTGACCGATTTCCTGTCCCGTGCCCGCATTCAGGGGCATCCCGTGCCGGACCGGGCGTTTGCTCAGGCGATGGATAATCTTCGGAACAGGGTCAATTACGCGCCTGATTTCGACGAAGGCGGTCAGGACATCGCCTATGCCCTGATGGTTCTTGCGCGGGAAGGCGCGGCCTCGATGGGCGATCTGCGCTATTACGCGGATGTCAAAGGGGATGCCTTCGACACCCCTCTGGCGGCGGCGCAACTGGGCGCAGCTCTGGCCTCTTACGGCGACCAGACCCGCGCGGATGCGATGTTCAACCGTGCCGCGCGGATGCTGGATCGGCAACAGAACCAGCAACAGAACGTCTGGCGCGCTGACTACGGCACCCACCTGCGGGATGCAGCGGGCTTGTTGAGCCTTGCCGTGGACGCGGGCAGCGAGGCGATCGACCGCGATGCTTTGATCCAACGGGTGAGCACGGGCCGCACGCCGCTGTCCACTCAGGAGGCCACGTGGTCATTGCTGGCGGCGCACGCGCTTGTGTCTGACCCAACGGGATCGGGCTTGATGGTCAACGGGGCCCCGGTTTCCGGTCCGTTCGTGAAAGTTCTGCAATCCGGACAGGCGGACGAGATCAACGTCACGGCCGCCGACGGTCAGGCGACGGATATCACCTTGACGGTCACAGGCATCCCTGAGATTCCGCCCGAGGCAGGCGGCACCGGCTATGCAATCGAACGGCGGTATTACTCGATGGATGGCGATCTGATCGATTCAGACAGCTTTGCCGTGGGTGATCGGTTCGTCACCGTATTGCAAATAACACCGTTCGAAAACGGCGGCGCGCGGCTGATGGTGAACGATCCACTGGCCGCCGGGATCGAGATTGATAACCCAAGCCTGCTGCGCTCGGGCGATGTCCGCTCGCTGGACTGGCTGGATCTGTCCGACGCCACCCATACCGAGTTCCGCTCGGACCGGTTCCTGGCCGCCGTTGATTTGTCCGGTCGTGAAACCGTGACGCTGGCCTACGTGGCGCGCGCCGTGACACCTGGCGTGTTCCATCATCCGGCGGCCTCGGTCGAGGACATGTACCGCCCACAGAACCGGGCGCGGACATCTACCGGACGGGTCGAGATCCAGTGA